One window from the genome of Metabacillus flavus encodes:
- a CDS encoding CD3324 family protein — protein MAEVKQIKAAAVLPESLLMEIQKYVQGETIYIPKPKEAYGKWGSQSGGRKAVDERNAQMRRAFKRGRAISQLASDYHLSVETVKKIVYTKTSKHGSS, from the coding sequence CTGGCAGAAGTGAAACAAATCAAAGCAGCCGCTGTGCTGCCTGAAAGTCTGCTGATGGAAATCCAGAAGTACGTACAGGGAGAAACCATTTATATACCGAAGCCGAAGGAGGCTTATGGAAAATGGGGATCCCAATCAGGTGGAAGAAAAGCGGTAGACGAACGGAACGCGCAAATGAGGAGAGCATTTAAGCGGGGAAGAGCCATTTCTCAGCTGGCATCAGACTATCATTTATCAGTGGAGACCGTGAAAAAAATTGTATATACGAAAACCTCAAAGCACGGATCATCATGA
- a CDS encoding FusB/FusC family EF-G-binding protein, with protein sequence MEPFIRTDQYHYIKSQAQNLVNGHATANDQGVLKAVRELARENVLNLMELNEEQQELLLPITEIKERGDAELFTAAVKSYVIPFPELTEAAIKRTFPKAKKLKAPAMEELDLKELTYLSWIDKGSDKMFIIAPYKGKLKGLQGTYDRFHKKGICTICHGYEEIGMFMTEIKGKVQGTFVKRGNYICRDSLNCNQNLTSLDRLEDLFELLG encoded by the coding sequence GTGGAACCGTTTATTCGAACTGATCAGTACCACTATATAAAATCACAAGCGCAAAACCTTGTAAATGGCCACGCCACAGCAAACGATCAAGGTGTTTTGAAGGCAGTCAGAGAATTGGCCAGAGAAAACGTGCTGAATCTAATGGAATTGAATGAGGAACAGCAGGAATTACTGCTTCCGATTACAGAAATTAAAGAACGCGGCGATGCGGAACTATTCACAGCTGCCGTAAAATCGTATGTTATTCCTTTTCCAGAATTAACGGAAGCGGCCATCAAAAGGACGTTTCCTAAAGCTAAAAAGCTAAAAGCTCCTGCAATGGAGGAACTGGATTTAAAGGAACTGACCTATTTGAGCTGGATTGATAAAGGTTCAGATAAAATGTTCATCATTGCCCCGTACAAAGGGAAACTCAAGGGGCTGCAAGGAACCTACGACCGCTTTCATAAAAAGGGTATCTGCACCATCTGCCACGGCTATGAAGAAATCGGAATGTTCATGACTGAGATTAAAGGGAAGGTGCAGGGCACATTCGTAAAGCGCGGCAATTATATATGCCGGGACAGCTTAAACTGCAATCAAAATTTGACGTCGCTTGACAGGCTTGAGGATTTGTTTGAATTGTTGGGTTGA
- a CDS encoding MFS transporter translates to MQAAERRPSVNPTVYPILFAIGFVHLLNDTMQSVVPAVFPILERSMNLSYGQLGWIGFALSMTSSIMQPVVGWLTDKKSAPYVLPFGMGLSMIGMLGLAFAPNFGFVLLSVIFIGLGSAAFHPEGSRVAYMAAGGKRGLAQSIYQVGGNFGQSLAPLMTILIFIPLGQFGSIWFTLVAALAVFVLLFVSKWYSNQLIRFPKTVKATVKTKTRKRTKQVGFAITLLVFLVFARSWYSAGISNYFQFYLIEDYGISIKEAQYFIFLFLASGVIGTFLGGPLADRFGKRNVILFSMVGSAPFALILPHVSLIWVYPLFFIIGVIILSSFSVTVVYAQELIPGKIGTVSGLIVGLAFGMGAIGSAFLGMLADVWGLYATMILCSVLPVIGILTVFLPSDQKLREWEAESQTQ, encoded by the coding sequence ATGCAAGCTGCTGAAAGAAGGCCATCGGTCAATCCGACGGTGTATCCGATTCTTTTTGCGATCGGATTTGTACATTTACTGAATGATACGATGCAATCTGTCGTTCCGGCTGTGTTTCCGATTTTGGAGAGAAGCATGAACCTATCCTATGGCCAGCTGGGGTGGATTGGGTTTGCGCTTAGTATGACGTCTTCCATTATGCAGCCGGTTGTGGGGTGGCTGACGGATAAAAAAAGTGCTCCGTATGTGCTGCCGTTCGGAATGGGGCTGTCAATGATCGGGATGCTCGGGCTAGCCTTTGCGCCGAACTTCGGTTTCGTGCTGCTTTCGGTTATTTTCATCGGGCTTGGTTCGGCGGCGTTCCATCCGGAAGGATCGCGGGTTGCTTACATGGCAGCGGGAGGAAAGCGGGGGCTTGCTCAATCCATTTACCAGGTGGGCGGAAATTTTGGACAGTCGCTTGCGCCGCTTATGACGATCCTGATTTTCATTCCGTTAGGCCAATTCGGTTCGATTTGGTTTACGCTTGTCGCTGCCTTAGCGGTTTTCGTACTCCTTTTTGTATCAAAATGGTACTCAAACCAGCTGATCCGGTTTCCGAAAACAGTAAAAGCGACGGTGAAAACGAAGACCAGAAAACGGACGAAGCAGGTAGGCTTTGCGATTACGCTGCTCGTTTTCCTCGTATTTGCCCGTTCCTGGTATTCTGCCGGAATCTCAAACTATTTTCAGTTTTACTTGATTGAGGATTATGGAATCTCCATTAAGGAAGCACAATATTTTATTTTTCTATTCCTTGCTTCCGGGGTAATTGGAACGTTCCTCGGCGGACCGCTTGCCGACCGGTTCGGCAAACGGAATGTCATTTTGTTTTCGATGGTCGGATCGGCTCCATTTGCGCTCATCCTTCCTCATGTCAGTCTGATATGGGTGTACCCGTTATTCTTTATTATTGGAGTGATTATTCTATCAAGCTTTTCCGTTACGGTTGTTTATGCGCAGGAGCTCATTCCAGGAAAGATAGGAACAGTATCCGGGCTTATTGTGGGCTTGGCCTTCGGAATGGGGGCAATCGGGTCTGCGTTTCTCGGAATGCTTGCGGATGTATGGGGCTTGTATGCAACGATGATTTTGTGCAGTGTGCTCCCGGTGATTGGGATTTTGACCGTGTTTTTGCCTTCGGATCAGAAGCTGAGGGAGTGGGAAGCGGAGTCTCAAACGCAATAA
- a CDS encoding ABC transporter permease: MFLKIYLKEMKDSLRDRRTLLMGVFIPILVLTGLTLFYENIMADSKQTFTLAVSSSIAKDEEQLVSGLKNVNTKSFTDPEKAVRDGDAQAAVTFDSGFVQKINSGQQANATLYGDSFSKNSSVLMEMIDAQLTAFEEGVVKNRLQAANLDPMVIQPLEVTTKEMNSEDDSAAALSIFSNFLPMIISMAIVSGAYPSATDLFAGEKDRKTMEALLITPVSRTKMLLAKWLTVSTIAVFSGVAAVAVVSLEIIFLTEKLKEALQFGDHVWIFIGITLITSVMFALFMSSVQMLASLISKSVKEAQSYQTPIMMLPILPIFTLTSTGVNETSFQHFIIPAINMFALIKEMLYGIINVQNILLTVGSTALFMIIVLAVTVSLFKKDQWVMGK; the protein is encoded by the coding sequence TTAAAATTTATCTAAAGGAAATGAAGGACTCGCTTCGAGACCGGAGAACGCTGCTGATGGGAGTGTTTATTCCAATACTGGTTCTTACGGGACTCACTCTGTTTTACGAAAATATCATGGCAGATTCGAAGCAAACCTTTACCCTTGCCGTTTCTTCCAGCATTGCTAAGGATGAAGAACAGCTGGTGAGCGGATTGAAGAATGTGAATACAAAAAGCTTTACGGATCCTGAAAAAGCCGTAAGAGATGGAGATGCTCAGGCGGCGGTTACATTCGACAGCGGATTTGTGCAGAAAATTAACAGCGGACAGCAGGCAAATGCCACTCTATATGGTGATTCCTTCAGCAAAAATTCGTCTGTATTAATGGAGATGATTGATGCACAGCTAACTGCATTTGAGGAGGGAGTAGTCAAAAACCGCCTTCAGGCAGCAAACCTTGATCCAATGGTCATTCAGCCTCTTGAAGTCACGACGAAAGAAATGAACAGTGAGGATGACAGTGCTGCCGCCTTAAGTATCTTTTCAAACTTCCTGCCAATGATTATCTCTATGGCAATCGTATCAGGTGCTTACCCTTCCGCAACCGATTTATTCGCAGGCGAAAAAGACCGCAAAACGATGGAAGCTCTCCTTATTACACCGGTAAGCCGGACAAAAATGCTTTTAGCTAAATGGCTGACGGTCTCCACCATAGCCGTATTTTCCGGTGTTGCAGCAGTTGCCGTTGTCAGCTTAGAAATTATCTTTTTGACCGAAAAATTGAAAGAAGCGCTCCAATTTGGAGATCATGTTTGGATTTTTATCGGAATTACGCTAATAACATCCGTCATGTTCGCCCTCTTTATGTCATCCGTGCAAATGCTCGCGAGTCTTATCTCAAAGTCGGTAAAAGAGGCCCAAAGCTATCAAACTCCGATTATGATGCTACCCATTCTGCCAATCTTCACCTTAACAAGCACTGGCGTAAATGAAACGAGCTTTCAGCATTTCATCATTCCCGCAATCAATATGTTTGCCCTGATAAAAGAAATGCTCTACGGCATCATTAATGTCCAGAACATTCTTTTGACTGTCGGAAGCACCGCTTTGTTCATGATCATCGTACTTGCCGTCACGGTTTCTCTGTTTAAGAAGGATCAGTGGGTAATGGGGAAATAA